A section of the Pithys albifrons albifrons isolate INPA30051 chromosome 4, PitAlb_v1, whole genome shotgun sequence genome encodes:
- the COLEC10 gene encoding collectin-10: MSSKKEQQLRKYGTLVVLFIFQVQIFGFDADNRPTTDVCSTHTILPGPKGDEGGKGDRGEVGKQGKVGPKGPKGDKGPAGDIGEQGMLGKIGPIGGKGDKGAKGLSGVSGKKGKAGTVCDCGRYRRFVGQLNINVARLNTSIKFVKNVIAGIRETDEKFYYIVKEEKNYREALIHCRDRGGTLAMPKDEATNALIADYISSSGLFRAFIGLNDMEKEGHFVYADNSPVQNYSNWKQGEPHDAGGREDCVEMLSTGEWNDSECQVTIYFVCEFLKKRK; this comes from the exons ATGAGTAGCAAGAAAGAACAACAGCTAAGGAAATACGGGACCCTTGTAGTGCTTTTTATCTTCCAAGTGcagatttttggttttgatgctGACAATCGACCTACAACAGATGTCTGCTCAACACACACAATTTTACCTGGACCAAAAG GGGATGAAGGTGGAAAAGGAGACAGAGGAGAAGTAGGCAAACAAGGAAAGGTTGGACCAAAAGGACCAAAAG GAGACAAAGGACCAGCAGGGGATATTGGTGAACAGGGAATGCTTGGAAAAATTGGTCCAATTGGTGGAAAGG GTGACAAAGGAGCCAAGGGCTTATCAGGCgtttctggaaaaaaaggaaaagcag GCACAGTCTGTGACTGTGGAAGATATCGCAGGTTTGTTGGACAACTGAATATCAATGTTGCTCGTCTTAACACATCCATCAAGTTTGTAAAGAATG TAATAGCAGGTATCAGGGAAACAGATGAGAAATTCTACTACATCGTGAAAGAAGAGAAGAATTACAGAGAAGCCTTGAtccactgcagggacagaggaggaACATTGGCCATGCCTAAAGATGAGGCAACCAATGCTCTGATTGCTGACTACATCTCCAGCAGCGGCCTCTTCAGAGCCTTCATTGGGCTGAATGACATGGAAAAAGAAGGACACTTTGTGTATGCAGACAACAGCCCAGTGCAGAACTACAGTAACTGGAAGCAAGGGGAGCCCCACGATGCAGGTGGCCGTGAGGACTGCGTGGAAATGCTCAGCACAGGAGAGTGGAATGACTCTGAGTGCCAAGTCACCATCTACTTCGTATGTGAATTCCTcaagaagaggaaataa